A part of Candidatus Acidiferrales bacterium genomic DNA contains:
- a CDS encoding ABC transporter ATP-binding protein, producing the protein MIRTNGLKKIYTTEEVETTALDNVNVEIKEKEFVAIMGPSGCGKSTLLNLIGMLDNPSDGQYYFLGEEVSKYTERQRANLRKKNIGFVFQSFNLIDELTVFENVELPLLYLGVSSSERKRMVEEVLERMQIMHRRDHFPQQLSGGQQQRVAVSRAVVAKPALILADEPTGNLDSANGEEVMNSLTQLNEGGTTIVMVTHSPHDSEFAHRIIHLFDGHVVTENYKEKFQV; encoded by the coding sequence ATGATACGTACTAATGGTCTCAAGAAAATCTACACGACAGAAGAAGTGGAAACCACGGCATTAGATAATGTAAACGTCGAAATTAAGGAAAAGGAATTTGTCGCAATAATGGGCCCATCCGGATGTGGAAAATCCACGCTCTTGAACTTGATCGGGATGCTCGATAATCCGTCCGACGGTCAGTACTACTTTCTTGGCGAAGAGGTTTCAAAATATACGGAGAGGCAACGCGCCAATTTACGTAAGAAGAATATCGGTTTTGTTTTTCAAAGCTTCAATCTGATAGATGAGCTGACCGTGTTCGAAAACGTCGAGCTGCCTCTGCTTTATCTCGGAGTCTCATCCTCCGAAAGGAAGAGAATGGTCGAAGAGGTTCTTGAAAGGATGCAGATAATGCATCGAAGGGACCACTTTCCGCAGCAATTATCGGGCGGCCAGCAGCAGCGCGTCGCTGTCAGCAGGGCCGTGGTCGCGAAGCCGGCGCTCATACTGGCAGATGAACCGACAGGGAACTTGGACTCCGCAAACGGTGAGGAGGTAATGAATAGCTTGACCCAATTGAACGAGGGAGGAACAACCATCGTGATGGTCACGCATTCGCCACACGATTCGGAGTTTGCACATCGCATCATTCATTTATTTGATGGGCATGTCGTTACCGAAAATTACAAAGAAAAATTCCAGGTATAG
- a CDS encoding ABC transporter ATP-binding protein, with protein sequence MIRLRGIEKYYTNKVIKTYVLRKIDLEVREGEFVSVMGPSGSGKTTLLNIIGMLDTPSNGEYHFLGEPVHEMKEKKLTELHKTHIGFVFQSYHLIDELTVYENLETPLLYQKVKASDRKGRVAEALDRFNIVAKKDLFPNQLSGGQQQLVAIARAVIAEPKLILADEPTGNLHSEQGKEVMDLLKGLNEQGTTIIQVTHSETNAAYGNRVIRLKDGWIEK encoded by the coding sequence ATGATACGACTCAGAGGTATCGAGAAATACTACACTAACAAGGTCATCAAGACGTACGTGCTCCGGAAAATCGACCTGGAGGTCAGAGAAGGCGAGTTTGTCTCGGTGATGGGACCGTCGGGATCCGGGAAGACGACGCTGCTCAATATTATCGGAATGCTCGATACGCCGTCGAATGGCGAATACCATTTCCTCGGTGAGCCGGTTCACGAGATGAAAGAGAAAAAACTGACGGAGCTTCACAAAACTCATATAGGTTTCGTCTTCCAGAGTTATCATCTCATCGACGAGTTGACTGTTTATGAAAATCTCGAGACTCCTCTCCTATATCAAAAGGTGAAGGCAAGCGACCGAAAAGGAAGGGTTGCAGAGGCATTGGACAGGTTCAATATCGTCGCAAAGAAGGACCTATTCCCGAATCAACTGTCGGGTGGACAGCAGCAGCTTGTCGCAATTGCCAGGGCGGTTATCGCTGAACCGAAACTCATTCTTGCTGATGAGCCGACGGGAAATCTCCACTCTGAGCAGGGTAAAGAAGTAATGGACCTTCTGAAGGGATTGAACGAACAGGGAACTACAATAATCCAGGTGACGCATTCGGAGACCAATGCTGCGTATGGAAATAGGGTGATAAGGCTGAAAGATGGGTGGATCGAGAAATGA